The DNA window GTCGTCGATATTGATGCCCGGCAGGGCGTCGATCTGCGCTGAATAACCGTCCAACCCCGGATACAGCTTCACCCCAACCTGACCATTGGCGGCCTGCGACAGATCTTTTTGCATCGCGGCGCTGACCTGTTCCACGCTGTCGAAGCGCGTCTGGTTAAAGCTGTTGAGATACAGTTTGAATGATTTGGACTCGATCAGGTTGGTGGACGAATGGGGCAGAGTAAATTCACCAATCCCCACCACCGGTTTGCCTTTGGCGTTGAGCCAGGAAAGTTCGAAGGCGGTCCACAGGTCGAAGCCGCTGAATGGCAGTTTGCGTTCATCCACGCCGATCAGATCGCGACCGCGTGCGCGCGGCAGGGCTTCGAGCAATTCGGGAGCATACTGATCCGGATAATCGGAGTTGGCGCCAAGATGGGTGATTTTATCTTGTTTTTTGATATGCATATTCATTGCTCCTTGCAAGATCGGTATTGATATAACGGTTAAACAGGCTACGGGCGGCGTATATCGGCCCGACGCCCACCAGGGCGTAGACCACCTTAATCAGGAACTGCGACAGGATCATGGTTTTGATGATGTCCCAGCTCAATACGTTGTAGAACGCCAGGGTACAGAACACCAGGCTGTCGATGGCCGAGGCCACCACGGTGCTGGTGATTACCCGTACAAACAGATAGCGGGAGTTGGTCAGCTCTTTGATTTTGCACAGCAGCCAGGAGTTGACGTTCTCGGAGATTAAATAGGCGGCAGATGAGGCTACCAGCACCGCCATGATGCTGTGGACGATACCGTCATAAGTCTGGCTGAACTCCCACTGCGGAATGCTCGGTACCAGCGTGGTTGCCCAAACGCCCAGCACAAAAATCAGGTTGGCCATAAACGAGATGATAATGGTGCGCCTGGCCAGCCGCAGCCCATAAAATTCGTTCAGAATATCCACCAGGATAAAGGTCAGGGGGTAAATAAATATCGCCGGGGGCGTGATGATGTTCAATGCAGCAATTTCAATCGGTTTGACGCCGCACAGGGTTGAGAAGATATAAATCACGCTGAGCGCCACGGTAATAATCAGATAGGCATACCAGGAGCGTTCATGACGATCGCTGAGCTCATAGGCGGTTTGCTGCTGATTGTTACCGTAGATTTTGCGATACAGTGCCTGTAGCTCATGGCGGCTCAGATCTTCCGATATATCGCTGTCGGCCAGCTCATTGAGCCCCATGGTAATGGTTTTGCCGGTGGCTAATACCATGACATTGGCAGCCAAAGTGCCATGCCGGGTAAAGCCCAATAGCTTGAACTTTTGATTCGGTTCCATTTATAGCCTTTCTCCAAAGATATAACCCAGGAATTGCACGGTATCCTGATGATTTTTCTCCATGCTGCTTTCTTCTTTGTCGTTAACCACAAAGAAGCCGTATTTTCCCGAGTGATACAATAAAGGCGAATCGCAAACTAATACCGGCGGGCGTTTTATAATAATGACCTCGCCTGGGATAAATGAACCTTTTATTTCGGTCTCTATGCGCATTGCTACCATATTTGACTCATCGCCGAAGAAATAAGTCAAAGGGAACTCTGTGACCAGTTGGCCGATCTTCTTACCGGCAACCGCTAAATAACGCGACTGCGGAATAACAGGAATTGCGGAAGGATTTTTATTACCTTCGGTGGACAGGGTTTCATTGAGCAGCTCCAGTTTTTCCAGATCATAGTCTTCGATCTCTTCGCAGGAAACGCCGAAGAAATCTGAAATCCGGTTAACCGTGGCTTGCTGCACGTTGTTGACCCGTCCATCGAGGATCTTGTAGATAGTGGTACGCGTCAGGCCAGTACGGTTAGAGAAGGATGCCTTGGTTTCGCCACGGGTGCGCATCAGATATTCAATATTCTTAATGATGTTGCTTTTGCGCTGGGCGTTAGTGGTCTTCATAAGCATTCCTTACAATATTCTGGCCGGCTTTACTATATCGCACGCGCTGACATTGTCCAGAATTGCCATTGGAAGAGGGAGGGTAACCGGCTGATTAATCTTTGAAAACGTATGTTAAACGGCTTCGTATCACCCCTAATGATACTTTCACCCTGTTGAGTGAAAAGTGGAATGAAAGTAATTAAATACAAATCAATCGCTTAGATGGTGAATCCATAAAAGTGAACACAAAAGTGGGTTTTGTGTCTACTTTTGTGTTGACCATGGTGCTTTTTGTGAGCTACTGTTCATCCATACTGAAGTGTTTCTTGACGGTCAAAACAGTTAATAACCGATTGTCTGACAACTTCTATAATAAAAAACTCAGGGAGGGAGGCGTTTCCATTCTCTGGGTAATAAAGGATGTTTTAGCTACCGACACCAGGGAATTCCAATCAGGTTTCAGTTTTAAAACCGCAGTTTTTAGTCCACTAAATCCTCATTCTATAGTATTACCACTCACCCGTTGCAGGAGAGTGGTAATAGCATTTCGTCGCTGGCAACCGAATCAGCTTTGCGCCGGGGCCGGTTTCTGCGAACGATTCAGCGCCAACTTGAATACCCAATACAACAGGCTGGCGGCCAGCAATGAGTTGATGGTCGGCACGCCCCATTCGGTCACTAACCCGACGATGCTGCCGGCAATGCTGGCGACGATCGCTGCCCAGCCAATGGTCGGCGTCTGGTCGGGCAGTTTGCCTTCCCGGCGGCTGTCATCCAGAATTTTACGGTGAGTCCGCAGCAAGTAATAATCCACCAGCATCACGCCGATAATCGGCGGGAACACCACGCCCAGTACCGTCAGGAAGTCGACGAACCGATCCAGGATCCCCAGCACCGAAAGCGTTGTACCCAACACGCCAATCACCAGCGTGGTGGCGGTGTATTTCAGCCTTTTACCGGTCATGCCTTCAACCGCGTTGACGATGCCCAGTGAAGATGAGTACAGGTTGAGGTCATTGACCCTTAAGGTGGAGAACACCACCACCAGCAGGCCAGCCCCTCCGGCGACCTGCGACATGATGGTCACGACATCCGCCGTGCCGAGCGTTTTGGCGATCAGCAGCGCCAGACCGTTAACCACGAACTCCCCGGCGACAATGGTGAGCAGGGTCACGCCAAACACGTGCTTGCCGTTTTTGGAATAACGCGTCAGATCGGGGGTCATCAGGCTGGCAACGATGGCGCCACCGACCACGATGGTGATGCCGGCACTGATCGACAGTGGCTCACCTGGCGGCATTAATTGAATAATTTCCGGCAGATTATGGCCGGTGAGGGTGATGTAAGAGATATAGGCTACCAGCATAATAAACATCGGTACCGCAATTCGGGCGGCGATACGTAATGCCTTGAAGCCAAAGGCCACCAGTATGGTCAGCAGGGTACCGGACAGGCCGGCCGCCAGCCCAAAGCCCAGCTTATTGCCCAGTGCGAAATCCAGCGACTTGGCGAAAATGGCGTTCTGTATGCCAAACCAGCCCAGCAGGCTGACGGCTACCACCACGCCGATCAGCACCGAACCCAGTCGGCCAAAGCCGCACCAGCGGGCCAGCAGGCTGCCGGAGATCCCTTCGCGCATCCCCGCCAGCCCGAGGCCGTAGGTGACAACGCCAAAGATCAGGCTGCCGACGAAAATGGCGGTAAAGGCGTCGAACAGCGTCATTGAGTGGCCCAATACGGCGCCGAGCATAAACTGATCCAGCGCGGTCAGCATGCCCATATGCACAATGGCCACGCTTAAAAACGAGACTCTTTTATCCTGAGGTACCCGGGTTAACGGATAGTCTTCAATTTTGATCACGGTGAGGTATTCCTTGCTATTAAATAAACTGAATGCCTTTAGCTATCAGGCGATCGGGAATGTAATTGTCCAGATGCGCATATTTGCAAAATTCTTCAAACTGCTGCTGTGTATGGACGTCAGATTTTTGATAGATGTTATATATTCTGTTTTCTATGGTTTTATTGCTGATATTGTATATTTTGGCGATCTCTTTCACCGACAGCCGTTGCAACATTAAAAATATCACGTCAAGTTCGGCTCGGGTGAAAATGGTGCTATTGGTTTCTGTGGTCAGAACGCTGGGTTTTTGTTGATTGATAAATTTCAGCGGAGATAAGGTGTTGAGCGGTTTGGCGTTCCACATCACCCCAACCACTTCTTTTTTATCGTTGTAGATCGGCAGTTTTTCGCTGATAAACGGGGTCAGACTGTCTTTGCCGTACCAATAATGCGTTTCTATCACCGCAACCCGCTCCCGCGAGACCTCTGTCATTTTGTCATGTTCGACAAAATCGGCCGCGCATTCGGCCCAGTCGGCGGGAAACTCGTCGTCCAGCTTACCGGCTACATCAAAATCAAGCGGCGTATTGGTATAGAGGTAGGCGGCGTGGTTCATATAAATATGACGGGATGCCAGATCCTTAATGCCCCATGGCTCACTTAAGTGCTCCATCATGGCAATCAGACCTTTCAAATAAAATTCATTATTTTTATCGGACGAATCCATTCTGACCTCTCCGATGACAACCGGATTAAATCTCTTTTGCCAGGTAGTGGCGCGTATGCTTCTTGGCATAGCCGCCCAGGTTGCCGTACAGCTGATAGCCCAATTTTTCGTAAAAGCCGCGGGCCTGGAAGTCGAAGGTATCGACATAGGCCATGTGGCAGCCGCGCT is part of the Serratia quinivorans genome and encodes:
- the queF_1 gene encoding NADPH-dependent 7-cyano-7-deazaguanine reductase; this translates as MHIKKQDKITHLGANSDYPDQYAPELLEALPRARGRDLIGVDERKLPFSGFDLWTAFELSWLNAKGKPVVGIGEFTLPHSSTNLIESKSFKLYLNSFNQTRFDSVEQVSAAMQKDLSQAANGQVGVKLYPGLDGYSAQIDALPGINIDDLDIAVDDFDFKPEYLIGATSEQAEIVTETLSSNLLKSNCLVTNQPDWGSVVIHYQGRKIDRERLLRYLISFRQHNEFHEQCVERIFNDIKQSCQPEKLSVFARYTRRGGLDINPFRSDFETAPTLGRLIRQ
- a CDS encoding conserved hypothetical integral membrane protein, with protein sequence MEPNQKFKLLGFTRHGTLAANVMVLATGKTITMGLNELADSDISEDLSRHELQALYRKIYGNNQQQTAYELSDRHERSWYAYLIITVALSVIYIFSTLCGVKPIEIAALNIITPPAIFIYPLTFILVDILNEFYGLRLARRTIIISFMANLIFVLGVWATTLVPSIPQWEFSQTYDGIVHSIMAVLVASSAAYLISENVNSWLLCKIKELTNSRYLFVRVITSTVVASAIDSLVFCTLAFYNVLSWDIIKTMILSQFLIKVVYALVGVGPIYAARSLFNRYINTDLARSNEYAYQKTR
- the codB gene encoding Cytosine permease; protein product: MIKIEDYPLTRVPQDKRVSFLSVAIVHMGMLTALDQFMLGAVLGHSMTLFDAFTAIFVGSLIFGVVTYGLGLAGMREGISGSLLARWCGFGRLGSVLIGVVVAVSLLGWFGIQNAIFAKSLDFALGNKLGFGLAAGLSGTLLTILVAFGFKALRIAARIAVPMFIMLVAYISYITLTGHNLPEIIQLMPPGEPLSISAGITIVVGGAIVASLMTPDLTRYSKNGKHVFGVTLLTIVAGEFVVNGLALLIAKTLGTADVVTIMSQVAGGAGLLVVVFSTLRVNDLNLYSSSLGIVNAVEGMTGKRLKYTATTLVIGVLGTTLSVLGILDRFVDFLTVLGVVFPPIIGVMLVDYYLLRTHRKILDDSRREGKLPDQTPTIGWAAIVASIAGSIVGLVTEWGVPTINSLLAASLLYWVFKLALNRSQKPAPAQS
- a CDS encoding transcriptional regulator FimZ; this translates as MDSSDKNNEFYLKGLIAMMEHLSEPWGIKDLASRHIYMNHAAYLYTNTPLDFDVAGKLDDEFPADWAECAADFVEHDKMTEVSRERVAVIETHYWYGKDSLTPFISEKLPIYNDKKEVVGVMWNAKPLNTLSPLKFINQQKPSVLTTETNSTIFTRAELDVIFLMLQRLSVKEIAKIYNISNKTIENRIYNIYQKSDVHTQQQFEEFCKYAHLDNYIPDRLIAKGIQFI